A single region of the Gemmatimonadales bacterium genome encodes:
- a CDS encoding MFS transporter gives MPQSPPATAAGTPPGRRPSPVRALRHRNYRLFFAGQSLSLVGTWITRIATSWLVYRLTGSALLLGVVGFCGQIPTLFLAPLAGVFVDRWDRHRVLVATQVLSMLQSLTLALLALSGIITVVEVLVLQVLQGVINAFDTPARQAFVVDMIEDRADLPNAIALNSTMVNASRVLGPSIGGVLIAMVGEGWCFMVDAISYLAVIASLLAMQVIPSRRPRPETRLLEDLAAGFRYVSGFVPIRTVLILLAVVSTMGVPYAVLMPAIAAKVLHGGPHTLGLLMTASGMGALGGAVYLAWRQTVLGLGRVIVIASTVFGLGLVAFGLSRRLWLSLLILPLVGAGFMVSLAATNTIVQTITEEHLRGRVMAFYTMAFLGTAPIGSLLAGVLADHLGAPTTIVLGGGVCLAGAAWFAARLPRMRELIRPIYVRQGIIAPPVVESTVQLG, from the coding sequence GTGCCTCAGTCACCTCCCGCGACGGCCGCCGGAACGCCTCCAGGCAGACGCCCCTCGCCAGTTCGTGCGCTCCGGCACCGCAACTACCGGCTCTTCTTCGCCGGACAGAGTCTCTCGCTGGTCGGCACCTGGATTACCCGGATCGCCACCAGCTGGCTGGTGTACCGGCTCACCGGCTCCGCTCTTCTCCTCGGGGTCGTCGGCTTCTGCGGGCAGATTCCGACGCTGTTCCTGGCACCGCTGGCCGGCGTGTTCGTGGATCGATGGGACCGCCACCGGGTCCTGGTCGCGACCCAGGTGCTCTCGATGCTGCAATCGCTGACCCTGGCGCTGCTCGCGCTTTCCGGCATCATCACGGTAGTCGAGGTGCTGGTTCTGCAGGTGCTGCAAGGCGTGATCAACGCCTTCGACACACCGGCCCGCCAGGCGTTCGTCGTCGACATGATCGAGGATCGCGCCGACCTGCCCAACGCCATAGCGCTCAACTCGACGATGGTGAACGCCAGCCGGGTGCTCGGCCCCTCCATCGGAGGGGTGCTCATTGCCATGGTCGGGGAGGGCTGGTGCTTCATGGTGGACGCGATCTCCTATCTGGCGGTGATCGCGTCCCTCCTGGCCATGCAGGTGATACCGTCCCGCCGGCCTCGACCGGAGACCCGGCTGCTGGAGGACCTGGCAGCCGGCTTCCGCTATGTCAGCGGGTTTGTGCCGATCCGGACCGTGCTGATTCTGCTGGCCGTGGTGAGCACCATGGGGGTGCCGTACGCCGTGCTGATGCCGGCCATCGCCGCCAAGGTCCTGCACGGCGGCCCCCATACCCTCGGCCTGCTCATGACGGCGTCAGGAATGGGTGCGCTGGGCGGGGCCGTCTACCTGGCCTGGCGGCAGACCGTGCTCGGGCTGGGCCGGGTGATCGTCATCGCGTCGACGGTGTTCGGTCTCGGACTGGTGGCCTTTGGCCTGTCGCGACGGCTCTGGCTCTCGCTGCTCATCCTGCCGCTGGTCGGCGCCGGATTCATGGTGTCGCTCGCCGCCACCAACACCATCGTACAGACGATCACCGAGGAGCACCTGCGGGGCAGGGTAATGGCGTTCTACACCATGGCATTCCTCGGCACCGCGCCGATCGGGAGCCTGCTCGCCGGCGTCCTGGCCGACCACCTGGGAGCGCCGACCACCATTGTGCTCGGTGGCGGGGTGTGCCTCGCGGGGGCCGCGTGGTTTGCCGCGCGCCTGCCTCGGATGCGGGAGCTGATCCGGCCGATCTACGTGCGGCAGGGGATCATCGCGCCGCCGGTGGTGGAGTCGACCGTCCAGCTCGGGTGA